The Astyanax mexicanus isolate ESR-SI-001 chromosome 21, AstMex3_surface, whole genome shotgun sequence genome contains the following window.
AGAAAAGTGAGGAGAGTGCAGATAAACTAAACCATGTTTAGGGTCACAGTTTATTGAAGCAAGAGGGTCATAATGGCTAAATAGTTCCGTTTTTTAATATGtctgtaatttgtttttttcagGCGGTTTTCGAGAAGTGGATTCTTTCTTGTTTGCTGCCTTTTCGGGTCATATAAATGCTTGTTTTTACTGttgacatatatacagctctggaaattattatatttttattatactatttataggtttatgtttgagtaaattaaacatttttttattctatgaactactcacaacatttctcccaaatttcaaataaaatgttgtcatttagagcattaatttgtaaaaaatgagaaatggtcaaaataacgaaaaagatgcagagctttcagacattttGGGTTGTGTTATGTGTCGTGTGTTGTGTAATATGATTGATAGTCAGCTACAGCAGAATTCTGTTGGATTAACTACAGTACGCTGGATAACACTTTTAATACCAAACTAAATGGAAACCAGTGATTCTCCAATATGTAAATTCTATTTACTCTCTGATTTAGCTGATATAACTGTCCTTAGtatgctttatctgttttttttactttacattcagagcagagcccagctgtgtgtctatgaagagcaaCCACTCGAAGTTTGAGTCTCCTGATTTCAGTAATGAAAGAAGCAGTGCTGACTTCAGGTGAGACTTTAATACAATGAGAGCACAACAGGTCTTAATAGCACAGACTGAAAAAGAAAAGTGAGGAGAGTGCAGATAAACTAAACCATGTTTAGGGTCACAGTTTATTGAAGCAAGAGGGTCATAATGGCTAAATAGTTCCGTTTTTTAATATGtctgtaatttgtttttttcagGCGGTTTTCGAGAAGTGGATTCTTTCTTGTTTGCTGCCTTTTCGGGTCATATAAATGCTTGTTTTTACTGttgacatatatacagctctggaaattattatatttttattatactatttataggtttatgtttgagtaaattaaacatttttttattctatgaactactcacaacatttctcccaaatttcaaataaaatattgtcatttagagcattaatttgcaaaaaatgagaaatggtcaaaaaaacgaaaaagatgcagagctttcagacctcaaataatgcaaagaaaacaagttcatattcaataagaaacaacaatactaatgtttaaaaaaacattaaaaaacagtacTTGATGCAATTACCCTGATTTTAACCCTAatataaacctctggaatgtaatcaagaggaatatggatgatcacaagccatcaaaccaaggctTGAATGTTCACACCAAGGGTGGcaaaaggtcacccaaaagcagtgtgaaagactagtggAGCAGCTTTTACAATGCtgtaaaagctgtgattaaaaatcagggttattccattcTTCCCAGGAGAAATCAGACATGTATGTCTTCCCACCTCTGTCTTCTGCGCACCCTCTCCTGGTTTAACAAATGGAACATTTGGACGAGATACCTCTGGGAAGGTGTTTGCCCAGACCCTGCACTCTAACTGCTCTACCAACTTTCTTAGCGCCTGGTTGTACCGCCATCTTAGGTGACCCTGTGACAGAGCTACACTACACCCAGATAGTATGGGCTGGAGGCCTACACTACACTTCTCCTCACTTCCAAATCATTGGGAGAGGTTTTGGGGGCAAGGCCGCGACGGAGGCATTCGCCAGATGTCTGTCCAGTTTATTACCCTGTGGATAGTATCCTCCCAGCGGGTCCATGCTCCTTGTTTGCCCTTGGCTGACTTGGGTTCTTCCCAGCACCTCCTTATGCTGCAGCCTGCTGATGGCTTGGTTCACCTCTTGCTGCGCCCTCCACTTGCGCCCAATGCGGATGGACACCTCAGCACCTTTCACTACTTCATCTCTGGACTCCTTTACCTCGAGTACATGACGGGTTTTTTTCCTGTTTGTATCCAAGGTTTATGGACTTCAAAGGGAACTGCATGCCAAAAAGTCCAGCCTCAGAAAAACAAACGCGGAAGGCCCAACCACTTTTTCATGTAGGAGTCGGCAATGTCGTCCATCTTGCTAGACACGGAGGAGGGAGCTGCACACACCTTCAATGGCCACGTCACCCTCTGGAAGAGTGTGAACTGGTAGCACCAGGTTGcgaattatacaatgataattggGGAGGTCAAGTATTTTTTCggggtgtaaatggaaaccagtacagcGAAGGCGCAGGCTTCACTAAACTGAAGTCTTACAAATGTCTAGCCTCtttactgtaatgtctacagcacGTAAAAAAATATTCATGACATCAGCTTatgtagcacataccacacaataacctttatagtcataaaaaatatatattatacagcaaaatccacagttaatcctgcaaaacacacacaatgctactgGCTGCTATTTTTCATCAGCTTTCTCGCCATTAAATTGTAATTAATATTCTACAGGATCTTTCCCACAGGAATCATATGttgattaattttaaataaatagaaagtaACAATGTGACTGAAAATCCCTGTACATAAGGTTTTtttttcccatctcatccacatattttgacactgggacTACAATATTAAAATCTAAGGGGAGATGTAgaaatgcatttatatagcttggctaatgccttttaaaacacttggctattgttaattttcaaagtagcctaataaaaCGATTGAAACAAAGTCTTACCTTTACAAATTGCAAtacaccagtttactgtaaaaccacattattatattattgtctaATTAATATTCGTTATCTGTCTCACACTAATTTCACTTtaatctcgttctctctctctagctgtgGAAGGGATGTGCGATTCCAGGATCAgtccaggtgtggagtgtgtgagcagATTCAGACAGATCCAGTCTCTATCACCTGTGGACACACGTTCTGTAGGCAGTGCATTAACAGATACTGGGACCAGTCTGCTCCATCAGGAGACTTTGCTTGTCCCCGGTGCAAAAAGAGATCTAAAACACGTCCAGTTCTGTATCCACTTATGGAGGAGCCCATGAAGCAGCATTACTGTCCACCAGTGAATGATGACTTACCCACAGTCTTAGAGAAACACAGAATCAGTATGAAGAACAGGTACGAGAGCTTATTCGAGGGATTCAAAACACAGGAGAATAAAATTCTGCTGAACAGGATTTACactcagctctacatcatagagggagagagtgaaggagtgaatgaaGAACATGAAGTTCTACAGATGGAGAAAGAACTCTGGAAACAGCTGCAAGAAATACCCATTAACTGTTTAGATATATTTAAACCCGTTGAGGGAACTTTAGGTGGAATGGGAGCAGAGAACACTAGAGCTTGGATggatgaagaaagaaaagaagatgaaGGTAAAGAAGTGCAGAAactcagaactgtgctgactaaaggcatTGCTGGCATTGGAAAAACTgtgtctgtgcagaagttcattctggactgggctgaaggaaaagccaatcaggacgtagatttcatgtttgtgcTTCCATTCCGAGAGCTGAACCTGATTAAAGGTGATCAGTACAGTCTTCATAGACTTCTGTGTGACTTCCACCCTGAGATCAAAGACCTGCACCCGAAGATCTATGACCAGTACAAAGccgtgttcatctttgatggtctggatgaaagcagaattccacTGAACTTCTCAGACTGTGAGAAAGTATCTGAGATAACGATGACATCATCAGTGGATGTGTTGATGACAAACCTCATCAAAGGAGaactgcttccctctgctctcatCTGGATCACCtcccgaccagcagcagccaatcagatcccagCTCAGTTCATCAGCCGTGTGACAGAAATCCAGGGATTTAACGACTcccagaaggaggagtacttcaggaagagaatCAGTGACCAAGAACAAGCTAGCAGCATCATCTCACACATCAGGACGATACGGAGCctccacatcatgtgccacattccagtcttctgctggatctcagccactgtgcttCAGAGAATCATGAAACAAGGTAATACAGAAATCCCTAAAACACTGACTGAGATGTACTCCCACTTCCTGTGCACTCAGACACTCATGAAGAGAGAGAAGTACGAGGGAAAAGACCAGAGAGATCTAATGGAACTGCTGGAGTCCAACAGAAAGATGCTTCTGAAACTGTCTGCTCTGGCTTTCAGACAGCTGATGAAGGGCAATGTGATGTTCtatgaagaggacctgagagagtgCGGCATTGATGTCACCGAGGCCTCTGTGTACTCTGGCATTTGCACCGAGATCTTTAGGGAGGAGTGTGTGCTTTACCAGAGGAAGGTCTACTgctttgttcatctgagctttcaggagttcctgGCTGCTCTCTATGTGTTTCACTGCTATGCGAATAAGAACCTGGAGGAACTGCAGTTTCTGAAGCCTAGGGGTGGTAAGTGGAAAGACAGTGTTCTGTTGGAAGAGCTGCTGAGAGGAGCTGTGCGTAAAGCTGTAAAGAGTGAGAATGGACACTTGGATCTGTTTCTCCGTTTCCTGCTGGGAATCTCACTGGAATCCAGTCAGCAGCTCCTACAAAACCTTCTGACACAAACAGTGAGCAGCTCAGAGAGCATCAAAAAAACAGTCCAGTACATCAAACGCATCATCCAATCAGAAGATCTTCCTTCTGAGAGATTCATCaacctgttcctctgtctgactgaaatgaAAGTCCAGTCTTTCTCCAAAGACATTCAGTCAAAAAAGAAGCTCTCCACCGGAGAGTGTTTAGCACTAGCCCATATGATCCTGATCTCAGAGGAGGTGCTGGACGAGTTCAACCTGAAGAATTACTCAACAACTGAGAAGGGCTACAGGAGACTGATCCCAGCTGTGAGGAACTGCAGAAAGGCTGTGTGAGTTTACATTAATCTGCATTCATCTCTACATTAATgtgttgcattttattttatatttacagaggaagcagaggaacaacagagaatattttttttgttataacatGATTTGTTTTAGAAATGTAAAGAACCCTTAATCAGATATACAAATTCCCTTACAGTGAATGACTTGTGTGAGCTTAAGTCACACAACTAACATTTAGGTTTCATGTTAATTTTTCACATAGTAAAGCAAAATGAACCCAGCGTTTAAACTGCTTTTAATTGTATACAGTATAAAGTTACAGTAAGACTGCAGAAGTCTTCAAAAGTATCACAGTATTTCACAATTAGCCTAAAGCATTaacaaaataattgtaaatatgGTTAAAATAAAGGGTAATCATCAGGTTGTACAATTAATGCATGTTATTTTGCATGTTTGCCCTATACTAGCAAGCGTCACTATAAAAGGAAGTACTCACAGCATTCAAAATAAGTACTTAATTAGGAAAAATATATGGGCCCTTCACCTAAAGCAGCCCCCCTTAGTCTCAGTAATTAATAGCAGAAAAATTACTTTTTCAGTACACACATTTATTAAATTACAGAGCATACAAGACAAAATGTCAGTAAAATGTCAGTTTATTACATTTAGAatagaaatataaacataaataaaaaggcaTCACACTGCTACCAAAGGAGCACTCATTATATGGGAAGTGATGTAAGGCAGAAGGAAATCACACTGCAAAACACGGAAATACTGTGAGTGACCAATCACAATCACAGCACAACATATTTAAAGGGTGTAGGTTCCAGAAACACTCCTAAATGGCCAAAGTTCTCCTGCCAGCACAACTGCCATCACTCCAACCCAGTGAGATACTGATACAAAAAGAGAAAATAGTCTACTAGCCTGTTATTTTTGAACTGGGCCGAGGCTTAAATCCACAGATGGAGTGGGTGAGGGGCAGATTACGGCGAATGTTGGGGTCAATcttggtggcataattaatttGCTTTCAAAAAATAATAGCGCATTACTGATTAATCCAAATGAgttgtgtgcattacagtttaacgctgacagccctaataaaaaTAGATATGTAAAGATGCATGTAGATATATACACAACATTGTACTGAATGATTTTGTTGTAGATTACTAGGTAGCCACCACCTTGGTCTTTAAACTCACTGTGGTAAATATCCATCCTCAAACATGTCCCTGCCCTTTTTGAAATTGAACTGAGGTGGAGTTTTCTGAAATTACTTATTACTCTCTTATAATTACTGATAATCGTATGAATTAGATATTctctgtgtttaatttttttttctcttgtagaTTAACTGGCTGCAGACTCACCATGAACTCCTATGAaactctctgctctgctctgaaatcagtaaactcaccactgaaagaactggatctcagtaacactgagctgcaggattcaggagtgaatcTAATCTCTGATGGGCTGAAAGGTTCAAACTGTAacctggagatactcaggtgagCTTTCTGTCAGGAGATTTCTGAATGAAAAAATCTTCACCTGTTCTGTATTAAAGCCAGTCCTTATTTAAGTAATGCTCAGGTTTGTGTATGTGATGGTGAAGTGCAGCTGAGCACAGTAGGAGCTGTAGCTGAAATATAACTGCCCCACTAAAACCAGAAGAACAGAACAGTAGAACCGCTGTGGATAGATATaagatcacatttctgtaatgtctttcttttttctagGGCCAAAACTATAAAATGTGTTCACATATATACATGCTAGTGGCCTGGCTAGCTGACAATCACTAAGAGGAAGATGAATTCCCaagtgtattaaatattttagagGATAATGTGAGACTGTCTGTATATCAACTGAAACTCTGAATTAGGGCTGAAACGATTTGCTGACAATTTGTAGACATTAATGTGTGAGGAATGCAGTGTTGCCGAGAAATGTGGGCCCTCACACCCTTCACTCGCTCTCTGtgtctcaaaaaatgtaaatacaccAGTTAAGACAAGACAACAGCCATGGTCATTTAACATATTCTTCAAAAATCCTGCCTAATCCTGTCTGTCGAAAACcagcccttcagaagcttaaactagcccaatatTTTAGGTTGTCACAGACGTTGacaacattacatttttattttgaacaGTTTGCAGTGAAGGCTTTGTGGCaaacatgttaaatattaaaGGTAGCCCAAAAAACACACCCCTATAATTTTCACCTTGTGActatcaaacaagcccaatttaagttgaatttcctgaaaataacatcctaCATGTGTGAATATCTCCTATAATTTCTCAAAAGGTATATCACCTATAAAATTTGTCTAGGGGGCCTAAAAATGTAGCTGTCAAGAGCCTCATTAATAGGACtactaaaaaataattttcaggTTAGTTGACTACATtggtcattagttgcagccctgctGTGTTAAACTTATGTGATGCAACAGGACACTGACTCAAAACAGCAGAGCAAGGGTTAAGACAAACTAAATCTGCCTTTAGGAGTGACCAAGTCAGAGCtgtctattgtgtttgttttatattcaGCTTCAGATGAACAGATAGTCTACTATAGAATCATCTTATTCAGATCAGAATTCCTGGATCCTTTAATAATAgaaagttgtccaggtcctgtgGCAGCGATATGCGATATGTTTTTAAAAGCGAGACGAGTGTAGATGATTTGTGTCTTGCTGCTCTCTCTGGACGCCACTTTTACTCCATTTTATAAATTCAGCAGCATTACTGTGATGATGTCACCTGGCTGTATTTGAGTCACAGTGAAGTTAAGATAACACACGGAATGATGCTACTTAAATACTTTCACtgttttaatagtttttctttgttttgtagaTTATCTGGATGTAAACTCACCCTGAACTCCTATGAATCTCTGTGCTCTGCTCTGAACtcagtaaactcaccactgaaagaactggatctcagtAAGACTGTCCTGCAGGATTCAGGGGTGGAGCTAATCTCTGATGGGctgaagagttcaaactgtaTACCGGAGATAATCAGGTAAGCATTAAAACAGTGTCACCAATACAGACATAACGGTATGAAAATTCTATATCACAATTGAAAAGGTCAACATTATTCAATTTATATTCAATTATAATATGCaatcatgaatatatatattaagtagtgctgtcaatcgattaaaatagcttaattaattatattctttGTGATTATTTAATCTTAATAaattttatgtatcaatttttgcTATCAAACCTCTCTCATCCAGTTACTAAGACAAacaagcagggttgccaggtcctctACCCACTCTCTAATACTGCTGTAGCTCACAAGCAACCCAACATTTCCCACAGGCTCTCTAAACAGAGCCCATACCATACACCTGTAAGCTACATTTGGCAGGTTTAGCAAGTTGCTAATAACAACAGTGGATGGCTAAAGTTTTCGACTTGCCTGAGAACTTCGGTTCACATTACGTTTATTGAACTTTGCACTGGTCGCACTTGACTGTGCAGTGAAGACTTTTAAATTTAACCACGGTCTGCCAAAACATACTGtgctatttttattgttattaaataatcAAAAGTAACATGTTATTATGAAAGGTTAATATGTCAcatgttaatatgttaattattgtaaaatggcAGCTGTTATGGATTATGCTAGTTACCAATTTTTAGCTAGTCAGCTAAGTTTATCTTCTAGGGaaacacctcacccagagccctcagcaatcaactataaaagttaaatatacctaaaatgtgcacagtaactataagttattattagttatatttatttctgacatttataaggatttatatttatgttcagtacacagacttaataactgtagattCATATAGCAGATATAGACATTCTATACACAGCATTGCACGCAGAATACTACAATAATACAATatgctacaaataatataaaactcagttcagttaaataaacatgagtaaggacatgtaaagttcatcaaatattgtcaaatataaaggataggttgaggttttggtgaggttttcatgatttgaaaatgaactaaaactaaaacttttactATTCTGCGCATCAGAAagtctgtgattgttttaaatgaggttttaaaatgagttttaattgttttattctttttataatttttatcaaATTAgttaagatatatttttttactttttgtcaatttttatgatcttttttaaaatgtcctgtttttcctttttatccgtctatagtaaatgtcagtttttatttacattttttaaaatagttttaatcccttttaaactgtaaataataagtgtaaataatggttgattgcttgattaatattcagtgttgcaaacccagtttttacataaacaataaacagaataaagaataaaataatgttgctcttcccttatatgagctgctg
Protein-coding sequences here:
- the LOC125785735 gene encoding NACHT, LRR and PYD domains-containing protein 12-like isoform X6: MDPQNFSSEEGLPDSEAEPSCVSMKSNHSKFESPDFSNERSSADFSCGRDVRFQDQSRCGVCEQIQTDPVSITCGHTFCRQCINRYWDQSAPSGDFACPRCKKRSKTRPVLYPLMEEPMKQHYCPPVNDDLPTVLEKHRISMKNRYESLFEGFKTQENKILLNRIYTQLYIIEGESEGVNEEHEVLQMEKELWKQLQEIPINCLDIFKPVEGTLGGMGAENTRAWMDEERKEDEGKEVQKLRTVLTKGIAGIGKTVSVQKFILDWAEGKANQDVDFMFVLPFRELNLIKGDQYSLHRLLCDFHPEIKDLHPKIYDQYKAVFIFDGLDESRIPLNFSDCEKVSEITMTSSVDVLMTNLIKGELLPSALIWITSRPAAANQIPAQFISRVTEIQGFNDSQKEEYFRKRISDQEQASSIISHIRTIRSLHIMCHIPVFCWISATVLQRIMKQGNTEIPKTLTEMYSHFLCTQTLMKREKYEGKDQRDLMELLESNRKMLLKLSALAFRQLMKGNVMFYEEDLRECGIDVTEASVYSGICTEIFREECVLYQRKVYCFVHLSFQEFLAALYVFHCYANKNLEELQFLKPRGGKWKDSVLLEELLRGAVRKAVKSENGHLDLFLRFLLGISLESSQQLLQNLLTQTVSSSESIKKTVQYIKRIIQSEDLPSERFINLFLCLTEMKVQSFSKDIQSKKKLSTGECLALAHMILISEEVLDEFNLKNYSTTEKGYRRLIPAVRNCRKAVLTGCKLTMNSCETLCTALKSVNSPLKELDLSKTKLQESEVELISDGLKSSNCKLEILRLSGCKINMNSYETLCSTLKSIKSAVKELDLNNTELQDSGVKLISDGLKKSNYKVEILGLPGCKLILASYETLCTALKSANSPLTELDLSKTKLQESEVELISDGLKSSNCKLEKLRLSGCKITMNSYETLCSTLKSIKSAVKKLDLNNTELQDSGVKLISDGLKKSNCKVEIPGLPGCKLVMNSCKSLCSALKLVNSPLKELDLSNTKLQDSEVELISDGLRSSNCNLEILRLALCNLGEQSCEYLGSVLQSENSSLKELDLTNNDLQDSGVELLSAGLKSSHCKLEILRLSGCLVTEEGCPSLASALNPSHLKELDLTYNHPGESGVNLLSALLEDPHCSLETLRLEYAGETWMKSGFKKYGCDLTLDPNTAHRSLSLSEENRRVEFGGGQQPYPDHPERFDWCEQVLSRERVTGRCYWEAEWSGGGGADVALSYKTISRKGSGSDSQFGGNEKSWSLESYNNSYSVHHNNNRTALPPPPSPSNRVGVYVDCPAGTLSFYTISSHTHTHSHTPSHTQTLTHLHTFYTTFTEPLYAGVRLIYYPGSSVRLCDIE
- the LOC125785735 gene encoding NACHT, LRR and PYD domains-containing protein 12-like isoform X7 produces the protein MDPQNFSSEEGLPDSEAEPSCVSMKSNHSKFESPDFSNERSSADFRAEPSCVSMKSNHSKFESPDFSNERSSADFRAEPSCVSMKSNHSKFESPDFSNERSSADFSCGRDVRFQDQSRCGVCEQIQTDPVSITCGHTFCRQCINRYWDQSAPSGDFACPRCKKRSKTRPVLYPLMEEPMKQHYCPPVNDDLPTVLEKHRISMKNRYESLFEGFKTQENKILLNRIYTQLYIIEGESEGVNEEHEVLQMEKELWKQLQEIPINCLDIFKPVEGTLGGMGAENTRAWMDEERKEDEGKEVQKLRTVLTKGIAGIGKTVSVQKFILDWAEGKANQDVDFMFVLPFRELNLIKGDQYSLHRLLCDFHPEIKDLHPKIYDQYKAVFIFDGLDESRIPLNFSDCEKVSEITMTSSVDVLMTNLIKGELLPSALIWITSRPAAANQIPAQFISRVTEIQGFNDSQKEEYFRKRISDQEQASSIISHIRTIRSLHIMCHIPVFCWISATVLQRIMKQGNTEIPKTLTEMYSHFLCTQTLMKREKYEGKDQRDLMELLESNRKMLLKLSALAFRQLMKGNVMFYEEDLRECGIDVTEASVYSGICTEIFREECVLYQRKVYCFVHLSFQEFLAALYVFHCYANKNLEELQFLKPRGGKWKDSVLLEELLRGAVRKAVKSENGHLDLFLRFLLGISLESSQQLLQNLLTQTVSSSESIKKTVQYIKRIIQSEDLPSERFINLFLCLTEMKVQSFSKDIQSKKKLSTGECLALAHMILISEEVLDEFNLKNYSTTEKGYRRLIPAVRNCRKAVLTGCKLTMNSCETLCTALKSVNSPLKELDLSKTKLQESEVELISDGLKSSNCKLEILRLALCNLGEQSCEYLGSVLQSENSSLKELDLTNNDLQDSGVELLSAGLKSSHCKLEILRLSGCLVTEEGCPSLASALNPSHLKELDLTYNHPGESGVNLLSALLEDPHCSLETLRLEYAGETWMKSGFKKYGCDLTLDPNTAHRSLSLSEENRRVEFGGGQQPYPDHPERFDWCEQVLSRERVTGRCYWEAEWSGGGGADVALSYKTISRKGSGSDSQFGGNEKSWSLESYNNSYSVHHNNNRTALPPPPSPSNRVGVYVDCPAGTLSFYTISSHTHTHSHTPSHTQTLTHLHTFYTTFTEPLYAGVRLIYYPGSSVRLCDIE
- the LOC125785735 gene encoding NACHT, LRR and PYD domains-containing protein 12-like isoform X4 is translated as MDPQNFSSEEGLPDSEAEPSCVSMKSNHSKFESPDFSNERSSADFRAEPSCVSMKSNHSKFESPDFSNERSSADFSCGRDVRFQDQSRCGVCEQIQTDPVSITCGHTFCRQCINRYWDQSAPSGDFACPRCKKRSKTRPVLYPLMEEPMKQHYCPPVNDDLPTVLEKHRISMKNRYESLFEGFKTQENKILLNRIYTQLYIIEGESEGVNEEHEVLQMEKELWKQLQEIPINCLDIFKPVEGTLGGMGAENTRAWMDEERKEDEGKEVQKLRTVLTKGIAGIGKTVSVQKFILDWAEGKANQDVDFMFVLPFRELNLIKGDQYSLHRLLCDFHPEIKDLHPKIYDQYKAVFIFDGLDESRIPLNFSDCEKVSEITMTSSVDVLMTNLIKGELLPSALIWITSRPAAANQIPAQFISRVTEIQGFNDSQKEEYFRKRISDQEQASSIISHIRTIRSLHIMCHIPVFCWISATVLQRIMKQGNTEIPKTLTEMYSHFLCTQTLMKREKYEGKDQRDLMELLESNRKMLLKLSALAFRQLMKGNVMFYEEDLRECGIDVTEASVYSGICTEIFREECVLYQRKVYCFVHLSFQEFLAALYVFHCYANKNLEELQFLKPRGGKWKDSVLLEELLRGAVRKAVKSENGHLDLFLRFLLGISLESSQQLLQNLLTQTVSSSESIKKTVQYIKRIIQSEDLPSERFINLFLCLTEMKVQSFSKDIQSKKKLSTGECLALAHMILISEEVLDEFNLKNYSTTEKGYRRLIPAVRNCRKAVLTGCKLTMNSCETLCTALKSVNSPLKELDLSKTKLQESEVELISDGLKSSNCKLEILRLSGCKINMNSYETLCSTLKSIKSAVKELDLNNTELQDSGVKLISDGLKKSNYKVEILGLPGCKLILASYETLCTALKSANSPLTELDLSKTKLQESEVELISDGLKSSNCKLEKLRLSGCKITMNSYETLCSTLKSIKSAVKKLDLNNTELQDSGVKLISDGLKKSNCKVEIPGLPGCKLVMNSCKSLCSALKLVNSPLKELDLSNTKLQDSEVELISDGLRSSNCNLEILRLALCNLGEQSCEYLGSVLQSENSSLKELDLTNNDLQDSGVELLSAGLKSSHCKLEILRLSGCLVTEEGCPSLASALNPSHLKELDLTYNHPGESGVNLLSALLEDPHCSLETLRLEYAGETWMKSGFKKYGCDLTLDPNTAHRSLSLSEENRRVEFGGGQQPYPDHPERFDWCEQVLSRERVTGRCYWEAEWSGGGGADVALSYKTISRKGSGSDSQFGGNEKSWSLESYNNSYSVHHNNNRTALPPPPSPSNRVGVYVDCPAGTLSFYTISSHTHTHSHTPSHTQTLTHLHTFYTTFTEPLYAGVRLIYYPGSSVRLCDIE
- the LOC125785735 gene encoding NACHT, LRR and PYD domains-containing protein 12-like isoform X1, whose protein sequence is MDPQNFSSEEGLPDSEAEPSCVSMKSNHSKFESPDFSNERSSADFRAEPSCVSMKSNHSKFESPDFSNERSSADFRAEPSCVSMKSNHSKFESPDFSNERSSADFSCGRDVRFQDQSRCGVCEQIQTDPVSITCGHTFCRQCINRYWDQSAPSGDFACPRCKKRSKTRPVLYPLMEEPMKQHYCPPVNDDLPTVLEKHRISMKNRYESLFEGFKTQENKILLNRIYTQLYIIEGESEGVNEEHEVLQMEKELWKQLQEIPINCLDIFKPVEGTLGGMGAENTRAWMDEERKEDEGKEVQKLRTVLTKGIAGIGKTVSVQKFILDWAEGKANQDVDFMFVLPFRELNLIKGDQYSLHRLLCDFHPEIKDLHPKIYDQYKAVFIFDGLDESRIPLNFSDCEKVSEITMTSSVDVLMTNLIKGELLPSALIWITSRPAAANQIPAQFISRVTEIQGFNDSQKEEYFRKRISDQEQASSIISHIRTIRSLHIMCHIPVFCWISATVLQRIMKQGNTEIPKTLTEMYSHFLCTQTLMKREKYEGKDQRDLMELLESNRKMLLKLSALAFRQLMKGNVMFYEEDLRECGIDVTEASVYSGICTEIFREECVLYQRKVYCFVHLSFQEFLAALYVFHCYANKNLEELQFLKPRGGKWKDSVLLEELLRGAVRKAVKSENGHLDLFLRFLLGISLESSQQLLQNLLTQTVSSSESIKKTVQYIKRIIQSEDLPSERFINLFLCLTEMKVQSFSKDIQSKKKLSTGECLALAHMILISEEVLDEFNLKNYSTTEKGYRRLIPAVRNCRKAVLTGCKLTMNSCETLCTALKSVNSPLKELDLSKTKLQESEVELISDGLKSSNCKLEILRLSGCKINMNSYETLCSTLKSIKSAVKELDLNNTELQDSGVKLISDGLKKSNYKVEILGLPGCKLILASYETLCTALKSANSPLTELDLSKTKLQESEVELISDGLKSSNCKLEKLRLSGCKITMNSYETLCSTLKSIKSAVKKLDLNNTELQDSGVKLISDGLKKSNCKVEIPGLPGCKLVMNSCKSLCSALKLVNSPLKELDLSNTKLQDSEVELISDGLRSSNCNLEILRLALCNLGEQSCEYLGSVLQSENSSLKELDLTNNDLQDSGVELLSAGLKSSHCKLEILRLSGCLVTEEGCPSLASALNPSHLKELDLTYNHPGESGVNLLSALLEDPHCSLETLRLEYAGETWMKSGFKKYGCDLTLDPNTAHRSLSLSEENRRVEFGGGQQPYPDHPERFDWCEQVLSRERVTGRCYWEAEWSGGGGADVALSYKTISRKGSGSDSQFGGNEKSWSLESYNNSYSVHHNNNRTALPPPPSPSNRVGVYVDCPAGTLSFYTISSHTHTHSHTPSHTQTLTHLHTFYTTFTEPLYAGVRLIYYPGSSVRLCDIE